The proteins below come from a single Podarcis muralis chromosome 8, rPodMur119.hap1.1, whole genome shotgun sequence genomic window:
- the RIDA gene encoding 2-iminobutanoate/2-iminopropanoate deaminase has translation MAALVKKIISTAKAPAAMGPYSQAVLVDRTMYIAGQLGLDPSNGQFVPGGTKEQAKQALHNIGEILKAAGCDYDNVVKTTVLMADMKDFDDVNEIYKQFFKCNFPARAAYQVAALPKGARVEIEAIAITGPLQDAPPRL, from the exons ATGGCCGCCTTAGTGAAGAAGATCATCAGCACCGCTAAAGCTCCGGCTGCCATGGGCCCTTACAG CCAAGCAGTGTTGGTAGACAGGACCATGTATATCGCAGGGCAACTAGGCCTGGATCCCTCAAATGGACAATTTGTACCTGGAGGAACAAAGGAACAAGCCAAACAG GCCCTTCACAATATTGGAGAAATTCTGAAAGCTGCTGGCTGTGACTATGACAATG TGGTGAAGACTACTGTGCTGATGGCTGACATGAAGGACTTTGATGATGTGAATGAAATCTACAAGCAAT TCTTCAAGTGCAACTTTCCAGCCCGAGCCGCTTACCAAGTTGCTGCCCTGCCAAAA GGTGCACGTGTGGAAATTGAAGCTATTGCCATCACTGGACCTCTGCAAGATGCCCCACCACGACTATAA
- the ERICH5 gene encoding glutamate-rich protein 5 translates to MGCSSSAQTQVKDCSRPAPKSPDANGLQKCEDNLPIAVENETVSDQTKLGVMEEVALGSDGAKLSKGVAEEEADVLIPGMTNCALSTCQRVDPEGTEPQPVAPEEKFSKSLPVALLEAGEPRPVIPAEEVGEPQAATETANTLPPETVQDNQPDPVESAETGTSEPATEEIVRNLVTEIVKELQADEEQQTEGETAEKKETEMHRDAVSEGSETKEEEMGEATAATEIEATNNEE, encoded by the exons ATGGGGTGCTCCAGCAGCGCTCAGACCCAGGTCAAGGACTGCAGCCGGCCGGCTCCCAAGTCTCCGGACGCCAACGGGCTGCAGAAATGCG AGGACAACTTGCCCATCGCAGTCGAAAATGAAACCGTTTCTGATCAGACCAAACTTGGGGTAATGGAAGAAGTAGCGCTGGGCTCAGATGGAGCAAAACTAAGCAAGGGTGTTGCTGAAGAGGAAGCAGATGTTTTGATCCCTGGAATGACCAACTGTGCCCTTTCTACCTGTCAAAGAGTCGACCCCGAAGGCACAGAGCCTCAACCAGTGGCGCCGGAAGAGAAGTTCAGCAAAAGTTTGCCTGTCGCCCTTTTAGAAGCCGGTGAGCCTCGACCTGTGATACCAGCCGAAGAGGTTGGTGAGCCTCAAGCTGCCACAGAAACTGCCAACACTTTGCCCCCGGAAACTGTACAGGACAATCAGCCTGATCCTGTTGAATCAGCAGAGACAGGCACATCTGAGCCTGCAACTGAGGAAATTGTTAGGAATCTTGTAACGGAAATTGTGAAGGAGCTGCAAGCGGATGAAGAACAACAGACTGAGG GTGAGACAGCAGAAAAGAAGGAAACTGAGATGCACCGTGATGCAGTAAGTGAGGGCtctgaaacaaaagaagaagaaatgggagAAGCTACAGCAGCAACAGAGATAG AAGCTACAAATAATGAAGAGTGA